CACCCATCAAACCCCCTGTTGCAACCAGCACACTCAGCAACAGGTAAACCCGACGGCGCAGCACCTCAGCATCAAACATGCATCCCCCTTGATGCATTGTGGCACACCCTCTTGCTGAACCTTTCTGTTACAACATTGAACAAAGTACAGCTCCTTTTGCACCCCAGAATGGACCCTCAAAAATCCCGTTCATCACAGGATTTCCCCAAAGTAAGCAGGTTTACATCCCGAGTCCTCTGGAGTGTTAGCATGGGTGTATCTGTTTCCCCGCAGAACACAAAAATCCTCAAGGGGCAAACTCCGGGTAAGGTGGGTGGCATGCGTAAAATACTGATGTTGTGGTTGGTGATCGGTGGCATGGGTGCTGCACTGGCCCAGGGCTACAGTTACACCGATCTGGTGAATGATCTGGAAAAAGGATCTGTGCGTCATGTGATCATTGACGCAGCAGGCAATGCTGAAGTGCAATTCAAAGCCAACGGCAAACGTCCGGTGGTGACGGTGGTCCCCACCAATTCCGATTTTGTGCAACTGGTTCGCAACAGCAACGCTGAATTGACCGTTCGCTCAGGCGTCAAAGGCGATTTCTGGGTGTCTTTGCTGCAATGGCTGCCTTTTCTGGTGGGCATCGGTTTCATGTTCCTGATCTGGCGTTCTTTCCGCACCAATGTCTCTGGAGGGTCCAATGGGGCCGCCCAGTTCAGCAAGTCGAGAGCGCACGTCCTCACAGAGGGGAGCATCAAACTCACCTTCAGTGACGTGGCCGGCTGCGAAGAAGCCAAGTACGAACTTCAAGAAGTCGTTGAGTTCCTCAGGAACCCTGAGCGCTTCCATGCCCTTGGAGCACGCATCCCGCACGGCATTCTCCTTGTGGGACCTCCCGGATCAGGCAAGACGTTGTTGGCCAAAGCCGTCGCAGGTGAAGCCCGAGTCCCCTTCTTCAGCATCAGCGGTTCAGACTTCGTTGAGATGTTCGTCGGCGTCGGAGCCGCTCGGGTCCGTGACCTCTTCGAGCAGGCCAAGAAAGCCGCACCCTGCATCGTTTTCATCGACGAAATTGACGCTGTCGGACGCAAACGTGGCCTCAACGTCGGGGGCGGAAACGACGAACGGGAACAAACCCTCAACCA
This DNA window, taken from Deinococcus misasensis DSM 22328, encodes the following:
- a CDS encoding ATP-dependent metallopeptidase FtsH/Yme1/Tma family protein, with protein sequence MRKILMLWLVIGGMGAALAQGYSYTDLVNDLEKGSVRHVIIDAAGNAEVQFKANGKRPVVTVVPTNSDFVQLVRNSNAELTVRSGVKGDFWVSLLQWLPFLVGIGFMFLIWRSFRTNVSGGSNGAAQFSKSRAHVLTEGSIKLTFSDVAGCEEAKYELQEVVEFLRNPERFHALGARIPHGILLVGPPGSGKTLLAKAVAGEARVPFFSISGSDFVEMFVGVGAARVRDLFEQAKKAAPCIVFIDEIDAVGRKRGLNVGGGNDEREQTLNQLLVEMDGFESKHDIIILAATNRPDVLDNALLRPGRFDRQVVVDAPDVKGREQILRIH